The DNA sequence GCCAATCCTGCGGGTTGGTCTTGAAGAATGTAGGTAATCTTGGCTCCAAATCGCTCTCCATCGCCGGTTTTGGCTTTGACCTCGCCGCCGGTTTCTGGACTGATGATAATCCCGATATCGGTGATTCCGGCTTCAACAATGGCTTCAATCCCATACCACAAAATGGGTTTATTTGCAACAGGAACCAGTTGCTTTGCCCCAGTATAGGTAAGGGGTCGCAAGCGCGTGCCTTTACCGCCCGAAAGAATAATTGCTTTCATGAGTGATAGGAATAAAGTTCTAGAAGCATTTGTCTAAGTGCCTGTCGCCAATGGGGAGGATGGCTTCCCAAAACGGCTGAAATCTTTTTCCCAGACAGCACCGAATAAGCCGGACGCTGAGCTGGTGTGGGATAGTCCGCCGTTGCGATCGGCACGATTCGCTGCACTTTTAACGGGAAGCCTAGGGGTTTGGCTTCCTCACAGATGGCAACAGCGAAGTCGTACCAACTGGCAACACCACTATTGGTATAGTGGTACGTCCCCGTTGGGAAATTAGGCTGTGCTGGATCTTGGCTTGATTGGGACACCAGTGTGGCGATCGCTTGAGCCAGATCAGCCGCCCAAGTGGGGGAACCCACCTGATCGGCGACGACACGAACCTCTTCGCGTTCTGCGAAAAGCCTCAGCATTGTTTTAACAAAGTTAACCTTGCCAAGGCTGCCATAGACCCAAGCGGTTCTCAGAATCAGGTGGTTTGTGCAGGTTTGGCGAATCCCTTCCTCCCCTTCGAGCTTGGTTCGTCCATAGACACCAAGGGGGTTGGTGACATCGTCCTCGGTGTAGGGTGTATTTTTCCCACCATCGAAGACATAATCGGTCGAAACGTGAATTAGGGTAGCTCCTAGCTGCTGAGCTTCAAGAGCCATGACTGTAGGTGCCGTAGCATTGATGGCTTGAGCCAGTTCCGTTTCCGTCTCTGCTTTGTCAACTGCCGTGTAGGCGGCGGCATTAACAATCACGTCAGGTTTGATTTCAACTAGACGCTGACGAATGGTGGTCTCTTGAGACAAATCCACCGTCGAGCGATCGACCCCAATTACCTCCCCCAAGGGAGCTAGGGTTCGTTGCAGTTCTTGACCGAGTTGGCCTGTGCAACCCGTGAGTAAGATTCGCCTCATGGGAACATCTCTGCCTCCTTAAAGGACTTACCGGCTTGGTCTTTAGCGGATACGATGGGGGTTTCTTCAAGGGGCCACGCGATCGCTAAATCGGGGTCATTCCAGATGACGCATCGTTCATACTGAGGAGCATAGTAATCGGTTGTTTTGTACAAGACTTCAGCAAATTCCGAAACAACACAAAAGCCGTGGGCAAATCCCACAGGCACCCATAGCTGTTGCTTGTTCTCGGCGCTGATTAGCGTCCCAACCCATTGACCATAGGTTGGAGAGCTTTTTCTCAGATCCACGACCACATCAAATATCGCTCCGGCGACTACACGCACTAATTTCCCTTGGGGTTGTTGAATTTGGTAGTGTAAGCCACGTAGGACATTTTGAGTGGAACGGGAATGATTGTCTTGGACAAACGGAGCGTCTACTCCTGTTTTTTCGCAGAAGGCTTTTGAGTTGTAACTTTCTAAGAAGAAACCACGCTGGTCTTCAAAGACTCGCGGTTCGATAATCAGAACGTCTGGAATCTTAGTCGGGATAATATTCATTAAGCACTCTCATTTCCCAGTACGCCAACCGGAATTTTTAACGCTTCGGGTTAGCGCGTCACGTCATTATATTCGATCAATTTGCACTTGCCTGCTGCCGAATAGTTCGACAATTGGGCGGGTAGATGTTATTAACCTAGAGGAATGCAAACTCACTGAGGAGATCAAACTCTATCTTAGCAACCCAGAAAGTGCTGGCAAGTGTCAGCTGAAGGCTCATGCTAAATCTTTGGTTTGGCGATGAGATGAATGCTGACCCCAAAACAAATTGCGTAGCATTCTTTGATAGAGTGAGTTGGGGTAAAGTACCTCCAGTAAGCGACGTGAAAAGATTCAGGGTGAAAAATGTCAGCGCTCTAGAACCGAAATTCTGGAGAATTGGTGGTAGCGAGAACACCTACATTCGTAGCTCAGTAGCCGATAATAACGATGAAGGAAGACAACACAAGATTCGGTAAAGTTGTCTGTATTGTAGAAACTAATTTGTAAGAGAATAGCTGAGTTTACTGTTCCCAAAATCCTGAATTTTAGCTTGTTGTTAATTTGGAAATATTGGTTATGTTAAAACTGCTTTCTTTGTTCCCAATTTACTGCACAAATAGAGCTGTCAGTCATGCAGTTTTTTCCTTGTGCAAGTACTGGCAAGGACCAAATGTTCAAGCACGAATGGTTGTTCCCAATTGCGAACCACACTGCCGTGGTTCTAATCTTGTTGAAAGCGTTCCACGATTGCTCAAATGGTTTTATTATCGAAGTTGTGAGGCTCCCATAGCGATGGCAGAAAAGCGTTTCCTAAGAGAGCTCAAGGATTTTGATGCCGCCCACATTTGGCCTGGTACTACATTAGATGTCTTTCAGAAAACAAAAAAGATTGGCAAACCCATTTTTCTGGAGCGTATTAACACTTATGTTGGGAATTCTAAACGGATTCTTGATGAGGCTTACGCTCGGTTGGGAATCCCTCCTAACCACGGGATTACTCCAGAAAAAATTCAGGCAGAGCAAGCTGAATTAGAGTTAGCTGA is a window from the Microcoleus sp. AS-A8 genome containing:
- the rfbD gene encoding dTDP-4-dehydrorhamnose reductase, which gives rise to MRRILLTGCTGQLGQELQRTLAPLGEVIGVDRSTVDLSQETTIRQRLVEIKPDVIVNAAAYTAVDKAETETELAQAINATAPTVMALEAQQLGATLIHVSTDYVFDGGKNTPYTEDDVTNPLGVYGRTKLEGEEGIRQTCTNHLILRTAWVYGSLGKVNFVKTMLRLFAEREEVRVVADQVGSPTWAADLAQAIATLVSQSSQDPAQPNFPTGTYHYTNSGVASWYDFAVAICEEAKPLGFPLKVQRIVPIATADYPTPAQRPAYSVLSGKKISAVLGSHPPHWRQALRQMLLELYSYHS
- the rfbC gene encoding dTDP-4-dehydrorhamnose 3,5-epimerase, which produces MNIIPTKIPDVLIIEPRVFEDQRGFFLESYNSKAFCEKTGVDAPFVQDNHSRSTQNVLRGLHYQIQQPQGKLVRVVAGAIFDVVVDLRKSSPTYGQWVGTLISAENKQQLWVPVGFAHGFCVVSEFAEVLYKTTDYYAPQYERCVIWNDPDLAIAWPLEETPIVSAKDQAGKSFKEAEMFP